Sequence from the Herbaspirillum sp. meg3 genome:
GTCGCCGTGCCGGGGTTGGTGCCGGATCATACTTTCTTCGAGCATCTGGCCAATCGTCGCTTCCCGGTGACGGTCTGGTTGCGTGAAGAGCATGAGTTCGATTACATCGTCGAGCCCGACGTCTTCCACGACTTCTTCGGCCACGTACCGCTGCTGTTCAATCCGATTTTTGCCGAGCATTTGCAGGAATACGGCAAGGGCGGCCTCAAGGCATTGAAGCTGGACGGCCTGGCTTTCCTCGCGCGTCTGTATTGGTACACGATCGAGTTCGGCCTGATCCAGAGTCCGGAAGGTTTGCGTATCTACGGCGCCGGTATTTTGTCGTCGGGCGGCGAGGTGGAATACTGCCTGCGCAATCCGGAACCGAACCGGATTCCTTTCCAGCTCGACCGCGTCATGCGCACCTTGTACAAGATCGATTCGTACCAGGAAACTTACTTCGTCATTCGCGACTTCCAGCAATTGTTCGATGACACGGCGCCGGATTTCACCGCGCTGTATGAGCAGTTGAAGGCGCAGGACGCGCTGCCGGCCAATACGCTGTTGCTGGGAGAGCAAAACTTCCTGGTCGACTGACCGGACCTTGTCTCCGTATCAAGTTTTGGACGAAGCCCCTGCCTAAAAGCCGGGGCTTTTTTCATGCCGTCAGCACACCGTCAGTTTCGTCGTCGGCGATGGCCGGGGCGTGTTGCACCGTGCGTAGCGGCAATAAGCCGCTTGTGCTACTGTAGCCACATCAAAAGAAAGAAACCATTCGCCCACAAGGCGAACGAGTTTTAAGCAGGATCTCGAACAGATCCATGTGCAAACAAAGACACGATTTTTGGCACGGAGACAATGCATGAACGCACCCCTACCTTCCAGTGAACGCCTGTTGCTGGATGACATTTCCCTGGACGACAAATACGCGCTGGAGCGCGGCCGGGTTTTCATGACCGGCATACAGGCATTGATACGGCTGCCGATGTTGCAGCGGCAATGCGACCTTCAGGCAGGACTGAACACCGCCGGTTATGTCACCGGCTATCGCGGTTCGCCGCTGGGTACGGTCGATCAGACCGCCGCCAAGGCCAAGAAATATCTGGACGCCGCGCATGTCAAATTCCATCCCGGCATGAACGAAGATCTGGCCGCCACCGCCGTGTGGGGCACGCAGCAGGTCAACTTGTTCCCGGGTGCGCAATACGACGGCGTGTTCTCGCTGTGGTACGGCAAGGGTCCCGGCGTGGATCGTTGTGGCGACGTCTTCAAACACGCCAACATGGCCGGCACCTCGCAGCACGGCGGCGTACTGGTGATCGCCGGTGATGACCATGCCGCGAAATCTTCCACCACCGCGCATCAGAGCGAACACATCCTCAAAGCCTGCGGCATCCCGGTGCTGTATCCGTCGTCGGTGCAGGAGTATCTCGACTACGGCCTGCATGGTTGGGCTATGAGCCGCTACACCGGTCTGTGGGTATCGATGAAGTGCGTGACCGACATCGTCGAATCCGGCATGTCGGTGATGATCGATTCGCAACGCGTGCAGCCGATTATTCCCACCGATTTCGAATTGCCGCCGGGCGGCCTCAACATCCGCCAGCCTGACACCGTGCTCGATCAGGAAGCGCGGATGAACGTCTACAAGTGGTACGCCGCGCTGGCCTACGCCCGCGTCAACAAACTCAACCAGATCATCTGGGACAGCCCGCATGCACGCATCGGCATTGTCACTGCCGGCAAGTCTTATCTCGACACGCGCCAGGCGCTCTACGATCTCGGCATCGATGAGCAAGTCGCACGCGACATCGGCATCCGTCTCTACAAAATCGGCATGACCTGGCCGCTGGAAGCCGAAGGCGTGCGCGAGTTTGCGCAAGGCCTCGATGAAATCCTGGTGGTCGAAGAGAAGCGCCAGATCCTCGAATACCAGATCAAGGAAGAACTCTACAACTGGCGTGACGATGTGCGTCCGCGCGTGGTTGGCAAGTTTGACGACACCGGTGAATGGAGCGGCTCGCCGCGCGAAGGTCACGGCAACTGGCTGCTGCCCGCAACGTATGAACTGAGCCCGGCGCAGATCGCACGCGCTATCGCGACGCGTATTTCCAAGTACTACGCCGGTCATCCGATTGAGCAGCGCGTCAAGGCACGCATCGCCTTCCTCGAAGCCAAGGAAGCTACGCTCAACGTCAGTACCAAGCCGGATCCCAATAAGGATCGTATCCCGCATTTTTGCTCGGGTTGTCCGCACAATACGTCGACCAAATTGCCCGATGGCAGCCGCGCGCTGGCCGGCATCGGTTGTCACTACATGGTGACCTGGATGGACCGCGAATCATCGATTTTTTCGCACATGGGAGGCGAGGGCGTGACCTGGGTCGGCCAGGCGCCGTTCACCAGCGAGAAGCATGTATTCTCCAATCTGGGCGACGGTACCTATTTCCATTCGGGTTTGCTGGCGGTGCGCGCTGCCGTGGCGGGCAAGGTCAACATGACCTACAAGATTCTGTACAACGATGCGGTTGCGATGACCGGCGGCCAGGAGTTCGACGGCCCGCTCGATCCGGCCATGATCTCGCGCCAGCTCGCCGCGGAAAACGTGCGGCCCATCATCGTCGTCACCGACGAACCGGATAAATATCCCGCCGGTACGCCATGGGCCGAGGGCGTAACGATTCGCCACCGCAGCGAACTCGACGCCGTGCAGCGCGAGTTGCGCGAAGTGCCGGGCGTGTCCGCCATGATTTACGACCAGACCTGCGCCTCGGAAAAACGCCGCCGCCGCAAACGCGACGCCTATCCTGATCCCGCCAAGCGCGCCGTCATCAATGAAGCCGTGTGCGAAGGCTGCGGCGACTGCAGCGTGCAATCCAACTGCCTGTCGGTGGAGCCGCTGGAGACCGAGTTCGGACGCAAGCGCCAGATCAATCAATCGTCATGCAACAAGGATTATTCCTGCGTGAACGGTTTCTGCCCGAGCTTCGTCACGGTGGAAGGCGGCAAGCTGAAAAAAGCCAAACGCGTCGCTGTCGAAAAGACCGAAGCCGCCGGGCAAGTTCAAGGGCCGGTACTTCCTGAGCCGCAACTGCCTGCGATGGGCGACACCTATGGCATCGTGGTCACGGGTATCGGCGGCACCGGCGTGATCACCATCGGCCAGATTCTGGCGATGGCGGCCCACGTCGAAGGCAAGGCCTGCTCGGTGCTCGACATGAGCGGTCTCGCGCAAAAAGGCGGGCCGGTGATGTCGCACGTGCGTTTGTCCGATCATGCTGATGATCTCTATTCCACTCGCGTCGGTACCGGTGCCGCTGATCTGGTAATCGGTTGCGACGTGATCGTCACCGCCAGCCGCGACGCGTTGTCGCGCATGGGTGAAGGACGTACGCACGCAGCGGTCAATTCGACACAGATGCCGACGGCAGCCTTCGTGCGCAATCCTGACTGGCAGTTCCCGGCGGTGTCTGCCGAGGGCAGCATACAAAGCGCCTGCGGCAAAGATCGCGTGGCGCTGATCGATGCCGGCAATATCGCCACCGCACTGATGGGTGATGCGATTGCGACTAACATGTTCATGCTCGGCTATGCCTGGCAACGCGGCTGGGTGCCGCTGTCAGAAGGTGCGCTTCTCAAGGCCATTGAACTCAATGCCTTGTCGGTCGACTTCAACAAGCAGGCCTTCGGCTGGGGCCGCGCTGCTGCGCATGATGCAGATGCCGTGGCGTTGGCCGCACGCCGTAACGGCATGACCGCGCAAGTGATCGACTTCAAGCGTCCGCCGTCGCTGGAGGAAGTGCTGGCCAAACGCGTCGACTTCCTGACACAATATCAGAACGCCGCGTATGCGCGTCAGTACAGCGATTTTGTCGAGCAGGTGCGCCGCGCAGAATCTGCTTTGGGTGAACCGGCCAAGGCGATGAAACTCAGCACGGCAGTCGCGACGTACCTGTTCAAGCTGATGGCGTACAAGGATGAGTATGAAGTGGCGCGTCTTTACACTGCGCCAGCCTTCCGCGAAAAAATCGCCGGCATGTTCGAAGGTGATTACCAGCTGAAATTCCATCTGGCGCCGCCATTGCTGGCCAAGCACGACAGCAACGGCCATCTGATCAAGAAGCAATATGGGCCGTGGATGATGCGTGCTTTTGGCGTGCTGGCGAAGCTACGCTTCTTGCGCAACACGCCACTGGACGTATTCGGCTACACCGATGAGCGCAAGCAGGAGCGCGCACTGATCGGCGAGTACTGCAATACCGTCAGCGGTTTGTTAAGCAAACTCAACGCCGACAATCTTGCGCAGGCCACGGCAATTGCACGTATCCCGGAAGAGATTCGCGGTTATGGCCACGTCAAGGAACGTCATCTGAAAGCGGCCAAGCAGAAGGAAGCGGATTTGTTGCGGATGTTTGATGCAGGGAAGCCGCATGTGCCGGTAGGTGGCAAGCAGGCTGCCTGATTTATCGCGCAGGTGGAATCAACAAGCACCGTCGTTCTGTTAAAAATCAGGATGACGGTGTTTTATTTTGGAGGTATCAGATTGATTACGAGGCAGCAGCGAGCTTGCCGCCGCTGACGCGTTCAATCCCTGCCAGATCGCGCCAGCTTTGTACCTCGGCGAAACCGCGCTGTGCCAGCAGCTCGCGCACGGCTTCCGACTGATCGTAGCCATGCTCCATCAGCAGCCAGCCATCCGGTTTCAGGTAGGCTGCCGCGCCGTCGATGATGATGCGCAAGGCTGACAAGCCGTCGGCGTGATCGGTCAATGCACCGATCGGTTCGAAGCGCAAATCGCCCTGCGACAAATGCGTGTCGCCGGCAACGATATAGGGCGGATTGGACACGATCAGGTCGAGGTCCGGTTCAGACGTCTCACCGAGTGCGGCATACCAATCACTGCGCAGAAAAATCACCTTCGCGCCATGCCGCTGCGCATTGCTCGCAGCAATCTTCAGCGCGCCTTCACTGACATCCAGCGCAGTCATTGTTACATCCGGCCGGGTGTGCGCTATCGCAACCGCAATGGCGCCCGAGCCGGTTCCCATGTCGAGCGCCTTGCCTTGCTGTGGCAAGCGTTCCAGCGCCAGCTCCACCAGCAATTCGGTATCGGGGCGAGGAATCAATACATCCGGCGTGACCTGCAAGGCGAGGCCGAAGAATTCACGTTCACCGACGATATAGGCAATCGGCTCACCGTGCAGGCGGCGGAGAAACAGCGCGCTCAACTGCGTTGCTTCTGCCGCCGTAAGCAGGCGGTCGGATTGCGTGATCAGCTGGATGCGCGTCAGTTGCAGTGCATGGCCGATCAGGATGCGATTTTCCAGTGCATCGAGCGGTGCACTGCGCAGCACGTCGGCCAGGCTGATGCCTGAAGGAATGTCCGAAAAATCACTCACAGAAAATCAACCGCGCTTGAAGACGCGGCGCGCCAGCAGGATAGCGATGATGGCGAACCAGATCAGCGACCATTGCGGAATCGACAGACCGAGGAAAGGGTAGGGATTCGCGCACAAGCCGTCAGCCTTGAACAGTGTCGGGAACATGTTGGCGGTCGGGATTGTGTTCAGCGATGTTTCCAGCGGATCGATACCGCAGGAAGTACCCGGATGCGCCTGTACCCACAGATGCCAGCCGGCAGTGGCGATGCCGCCAAGCGCAGCCAGTACGCCCAGACCGGCGCCAAGTTTGGCGGAGCCGGGTGGCAGGAAGGCGAAGATGATGCAAATGATGGCGATGGCGACGAAGATGTAGCGCTGGATGATGCACAGCGGACACGGCATCATTTCTTCCACGATCTGGAGATAAAGGGCGGCGCCGAGCAAGGCGATGCAGAGAAGGGCGACTGACAGAAACAAGGATTTGGACGATTTCATGAGCGATTAATTTTGATGTTGTTCGAAGGTAGCTGCACTTGAAGCTGTACCTCAGAGAGGCCATCGTGCAATTGGTTCCGGCGCTGCTGCATTGTGCCACAGGCCGCGACAATGCTGGGTTACTGGTCGTTTTCGCGGAACAATTGCACGCTCAATCGGGGCGTCGCAAGCTCTTATTCGTCGTCGCCCAGTTGCGCCAGCAATTCAGCTTGGTGCTCCGTGATCAAGGCATTGGTCAACTCTTCCAGATCGCCATCCATGATGAAATCCAGCTTGTACAGCGTCAGGTTGATGCGGTGATCCGTCATGCGCCCCTGCGGGAAATTATAGGTACGGATGCGCTCGCTGCGGTCGCCCGAACCGATCAGCGATTTGCGTGTGGCGGCTTCCTTGGATTGCTGTTCGCGCAGTTGCACGTCCTTGATGCGCGCCGCCAGCACCTTCAATGCCGAGGCCTTGTTCTTGTGCTGGCTGCGGTCGTCCTGGCATTCCACCACGATGCCGGTCGGCATGTGCGTGATGCGCACCGCCGAGTCGGTCTTGTTGATGTGCTGGCCGCCCGCACCTGAAGCGCGGTAAGTATCGATGCGGATATCGGCCGGGTTGATGTCGACGTCTTCGACTTCATCGGCCTCCGGCATCACCGCGACGGTACAGGCCGAGGTATGGATGCGGCCCTGGGTTTCAGTGGCCGGCACGCGCTGCACGCGGTGGCCGCCGGATTCGAACTTCAGGCGCGAGTAGGCGCCGAAACCGGCGATACGCACGATGACTTCCTTGTAGCCGCCGACTTCTGAATCGGAGGCCGACATCATCTCAACCTGCCAGCGATTGCGTTCGGCAAAGCGCGTGTACATGCGCAGCAAATCGCCCGCAAACAACGCGGACTCGTCGCCGCCGGTGCCGGCGCGGATTTCCAGGAAGATGTTGCGTTCGTCGTTGGGATCCTTCGGCAGCAACATCTTTTGCAGGTCGCCCTCCAGCGCTTCCATGCGCGCTTTGGCGCCGTTGATTTCTTCCTGCGCAAATTCCTTCATGTCGGGATCCGACAGCAGCTCCTGCGCCGTCGTGATGTCGTTCGCGGCCTGTGAGTAGGTGAGATACAGCGCCACCAGCGGGCCGAGCTCCGCATGCTCGCGTGTCATCTTGCGATAGTTGTCCATGTCGGACGTCGCGTCTTCCTGCATCAGCAGATTGTTGAGTTCTTCCAGCCGTTCGGCGAGCTGGTCGAGTTTGGCGAGCATGGATGGTTTCATGGGCTTACTTTACTTTGAATGGGTGGCGATACGACGCTCGCGCAGCGAGCAGAAGAGAGCCGCGATCACAGGGATCCCGGCGAGCGAATGGAGTCGCTAACGCTTGGTGCGGAACAGTTGCGGCAGCAGTTGAACCAACTGCGTGCGCTCGTCGCCCTGAGCGTGATGCAAGGCCTGTTGCGGGCCGTGCAGGAATTTTGCGGTGAGACCTTTGGATAGGGCATCGAGTACCGCATCAATGTCTTCGCCTTTGGCCAGCAGCTTGCGGGCACGTTCCAGCTCAGCCATGCGCAGTGATTCGCCGGCGTCATGCAAATCCTGAATCACCGGTACCACGGCGCGGCTGTCGATCCAGTGCATGAAGGATTGCACGCGGGTTTCGATGATTGCTTCGGCTTGTGCCACGGCAGCCTGGCGGTTTTCAACGCCGCTTTGCACGACCGATGCCAGATCGTCAACGGTGTACAGGAAGACGTCATCCAGACGGCCGACTTCGGATTCGATATCGCGCGGCACGGCCAGATCGACCATGAAGATCGGTTTGTGGCGGCGGGCCTTGACGGCGCGTTCCACCAGACCGAGACCGATGATCGGCAGCGACGATGCGGTACAGGACACCACGATGTCGAATTTCGACAACTGCGTCGGTAGATCTGCCAGGCGCAAGGCCGAGCCGTTGAAGCGATGCGCCAATGTTTCGCCGCGTTCCAGCGTGCGGTTGGCGACGGTCAGCGATTTCGGATTTTGCGCGGCGAAGTGAGTGGCGCACAGCTCGATCATTTCACCGGCGCCGATGAACAACACATTCTGGCCCGAGATGGAGTCAAAAATCCGTTGCGACAAGCGTACGGCTGCAGCGGCCATCGACACGCTATGCGCGCCGATTTCGGTATTGCTGCGCACTTCCTTGGCGACTGCGAAGGTGCGCTGAAACAGCTGGTGCAGATAAGTGCCAAGTCCGCCGGCGGCATCCGCCTGGCGCACGGCATCCTTCATCTGACCGAGGATCTGCGGTTCGCCCAGCACCATCGAGTCCAGCCCGGAGGCGACACGGAAGGCATGGCGCACGGCATTGTCTTGCGGCAAGGCATACAGGAAGGGACGCAGATCGGCGTAGGAAAGCTTGTGATAATCGGCCAGGAAATGCGCCGTGCTGTCGATGGCGGCGTCGACACCGCCATGTGCAGCGGTGCTGGCAGCGTACAGTTCAGTGCGATTGCAGGTCGACAAGATCGCCGCTTCGCCGGTCTGCGCCAGATTCGCGCTCAGATCGGCACGGCCGAACCACGCACGCGCTGAAGCCACCGCCTGACCGATCTGGTCAGCCGGGAACGCAACCTTCTCGCGCAGGGAAACCGGCGCAGTGGTGTGGTTCAGTCCGACGGCAAGCAGGTGCATAGCGTGTTTACGGGGCTCGACAGCGAAAAAAATGGAGAAATATCAACTTAGTATTATACCCGCTGCAGGTAAAGGGGTTTTGAACTGTATCAATAATGACTATATGCGCAGGCTATGAGCTGACGTCAGCAGGAGACAGTATCTGCAGCAATTTTTTCCATATGGGCAACTATTTCCCGGGCGTATCGCTCCGGCTGCTCCAGATCAGGAAAATGCCCGCAATCGGCGAAGCGCCGGATCTCCAGTTGCGGCAGATGTTCTCGCAGCGTCTCAGGCTGCGTCACCCGATGCGAACGGTCTTGTTCTCCCCAGATCAGCGTACAGGGGATGGTGAGTGGAGCCGGGTTCGTCATGAGAACGGTTTCCCGCAATAAACCTTGCACGACGCTTGCCAGACAAAAACAGCCGCCAGCGTCGAAGGACTGCCGTCCCAGTTGCTGGAACGGCTTGTCATCCGTTTCTGCGGGCAGGGCGCTGCGGTACCAGAGCTGTGCCAGTTTGCGGCGTGCCAGCCAGGTGATGAACTGCCCCGCAACCGGCACGCGCAGCGGCCTCGGAATCATGCGGTAAGCCCAGGCCTGCATGGCCGACAGCGATGGCGTCTGCGACAGCATCAGGCTGGCGATACGCGTAGGCGCTAGTTGCGCCGCCCGGATGGCGTACAAGCCGTTGGCGCAACTGAAGGCCAGCGTCGCCCGGGCAATGCCGAGCTGGTCGAGAACGGCAAGCACAGTGCGCGCTCCTTGTTCCAGGCTGTGTCGATAATCCGCCGCAGGCAGCGAAAAACCAAAACCGGGCATATCAAAACACACCACACGGAAATGCGGCGTCAGCAGAGCGATGAGGCGTCGGTAATGCGCCACGACGTTGGGGCCGTCGGGAGTGAAGACGATACTAGGACGATCGGTCGGGCTGGCTTCATTGCCCGGTTCGTTTGCAGTGTCGAAGACGTGCACGCGTCCAGCAGCGGTCTCGGCGTACTTGAGGCCGGCGGGCATATTGGTACCGGACAGCGATGCCGACAAGCGCGTCAGAAAATAATCAGTGCGTGATCCCGGCATGGGCGCTACTTCTTGACGGCGGGCGCTGCCAGCTGTGCCAGCTGATAGCCGTAGCCATACACGGTCGTCAGCCGGAAACCCTTCTCCGGTTTCAATCCCAGCTTGTTGCGCACGCGCGAGATGTGGGTATCGATGGTGCGGGTCGGCAGCTCGTTCTCGTCTTCCGGCCCCCAGACGCTTTCCTGCAAATAGGCGCGTGACAGCGGTCGGCCGAGATTGCCAAACAGCAAAATGGCGAGCGCAAATTCTTTTTGAGTCAGCGTTGTGGTGATGCTGTCATGGATGACGATATGGGCCGGCGACTCGAAAACGTAGTTGCCGAACTGCTGCACCTGTTTTTCGTCATGATCCGGATAGGCGCGTTGCAAAAGTAGCTTGACGCGTGCGGCGACAGCATGACGTCGCAGCGGTTTGAATTCGCTGTCGATCAGGCGTTCGCCGGCAGGTTCTGCGGGCAACGCAACCAGCGCAGCCAAGTCGGGCGGCGTATCCGCCGCCAGCAGCAGTACCGGGATGGCAGGCGTCCTGGCTATCTGCAGTATGTCCGCCAACT
This genomic interval carries:
- the prmC gene encoding peptide chain release factor N(5)-glutamine methyltransferase; the encoded protein is MSDFSDIPSGISLADVLRSAPLDALENRILIGHALQLTRIQLITQSDRLLTAAEATQLSALFLRRLHGEPIAYIVGEREFFGLALQVTPDVLIPRPDTELLVELALERLPQQGKALDMGTGSGAIAVAIAHTRPDVTMTALDVSEGALKIAASNAQRHGAKVIFLRSDWYAALGETSEPDLDLIVSNPPYIVAGDTHLSQGDLRFEPIGALTDHADGLSALRIIIDGAAAYLKPDGWLLMEHGYDQSEAVRELLAQRGFAEVQSWRDLAGIERVSGGKLAAAS
- the hemA gene encoding glutamyl-tRNA reductase; the protein is MHLLAVGLNHTTAPVSLREKVAFPADQIGQAVASARAWFGRADLSANLAQTGEAAILSTCNRTELYAASTAAHGGVDAAIDSTAHFLADYHKLSYADLRPFLYALPQDNAVRHAFRVASGLDSMVLGEPQILGQMKDAVRQADAAGGLGTYLHQLFQRTFAVAKEVRSNTEIGAHSVSMAAAAVRLSQRIFDSISGQNVLFIGAGEMIELCATHFAAQNPKSLTVANRTLERGETLAHRFNGSALRLADLPTQLSKFDIVVSCTASSLPIIGLGLVERAVKARRHKPIFMVDLAVPRDIESEVGRLDDVFLYTVDDLASVVQSGVENRQAAVAQAEAIIETRVQSFMHWIDSRAVVPVIQDLHDAGESLRMAELERARKLLAKGEDIDAVLDALSKGLTAKFLHGPQQALHHAQGDERTQLVQLLPQLFRTKR
- a CDS encoding response regulator transcription factor, whose amino-acid sequence is MHISIFSHSAADIALIARSLPAHDCQGVQQRADLRRAHPQLLIVDIASAGAQLADILQIARTPAIPVLLLAADTPPDLAALVALPAEPAGERLIDSEFKPLRRHAVAARVKLLLQRAYPDHDEKQVQQFGNYVFESPAHIVIHDSITTTLTQKEFALAILLFGNLGRPLSRAYLQESVWGPEDENELPTRTIDTHISRVRNKLGLKPEKGFRLTTVYGYGYQLAQLAAPAVKK
- a CDS encoding indolepyruvate ferredoxin oxidoreductase family protein translates to MNAPLPSSERLLLDDISLDDKYALERGRVFMTGIQALIRLPMLQRQCDLQAGLNTAGYVTGYRGSPLGTVDQTAAKAKKYLDAAHVKFHPGMNEDLAATAVWGTQQVNLFPGAQYDGVFSLWYGKGPGVDRCGDVFKHANMAGTSQHGGVLVIAGDDHAAKSSTTAHQSEHILKACGIPVLYPSSVQEYLDYGLHGWAMSRYTGLWVSMKCVTDIVESGMSVMIDSQRVQPIIPTDFELPPGGLNIRQPDTVLDQEARMNVYKWYAALAYARVNKLNQIIWDSPHARIGIVTAGKSYLDTRQALYDLGIDEQVARDIGIRLYKIGMTWPLEAEGVREFAQGLDEILVVEEKRQILEYQIKEELYNWRDDVRPRVVGKFDDTGEWSGSPREGHGNWLLPATYELSPAQIARAIATRISKYYAGHPIEQRVKARIAFLEAKEATLNVSTKPDPNKDRIPHFCSGCPHNTSTKLPDGSRALAGIGCHYMVTWMDRESSIFSHMGGEGVTWVGQAPFTSEKHVFSNLGDGTYFHSGLLAVRAAVAGKVNMTYKILYNDAVAMTGGQEFDGPLDPAMISRQLAAENVRPIIVVTDEPDKYPAGTPWAEGVTIRHRSELDAVQRELREVPGVSAMIYDQTCASEKRRRRKRDAYPDPAKRAVINEAVCEGCGDCSVQSNCLSVEPLETEFGRKRQINQSSCNKDYSCVNGFCPSFVTVEGGKLKKAKRVAVEKTEAAGQVQGPVLPEPQLPAMGDTYGIVVTGIGGTGVITIGQILAMAAHVEGKACSVLDMSGLAQKGGPVMSHVRLSDHADDLYSTRVGTGAADLVIGCDVIVTASRDALSRMGEGRTHAAVNSTQMPTAAFVRNPDWQFPAVSAEGSIQSACGKDRVALIDAGNIATALMGDAIATNMFMLGYAWQRGWVPLSEGALLKAIELNALSVDFNKQAFGWGRAAAHDADAVALAARRNGMTAQVIDFKRPPSLEEVLAKRVDFLTQYQNAAYARQYSDFVEQVRRAESALGEPAKAMKLSTAVATYLFKLMAYKDEYEVARLYTAPAFREKIAGMFEGDYQLKFHLAPPLLAKHDSNGHLIKKQYGPWMMRAFGVLAKLRFLRNTPLDVFGYTDERKQERALIGEYCNTVSGLLSKLNADNLAQATAIARIPEEIRGYGHVKERHLKAAKQKEADLLRMFDAGKPHVPVGGKQAA
- the prfA gene encoding peptide chain release factor 1; this encodes MKPSMLAKLDQLAERLEELNNLLMQEDATSDMDNYRKMTREHAELGPLVALYLTYSQAANDITTAQELLSDPDMKEFAQEEINGAKARMEALEGDLQKMLLPKDPNDERNIFLEIRAGTGGDESALFAGDLLRMYTRFAERNRWQVEMMSASDSEVGGYKEVIVRIAGFGAYSRLKFESGGHRVQRVPATETQGRIHTSACTVAVMPEADEVEDVDINPADIRIDTYRASGAGGQHINKTDSAVRITHMPTGIVVECQDDRSQHKNKASALKVLAARIKDVQLREQQSKEAATRKSLIGSGDRSERIRTYNFPQGRMTDHRINLTLYKLDFIMDGDLEELTNALITEHQAELLAQLGDDE
- the phhA gene encoding phenylalanine 4-monooxygenase, with product METTVSTDDFFASVATKSDSGALRGDYTHADKNYVVAQNWAGYTPEQHALWRRLYERQAKLIPGRACDVFLDSIKTLDVSQGIPQFDRTTEALYKATGWQLVAVPGLVPDHTFFEHLANRRFPVTVWLREEHEFDYIVEPDVFHDFFGHVPLLFNPIFAEHLQEYGKGGLKALKLDGLAFLARLYWYTIEFGLIQSPEGLRIYGAGILSSGGEVEYCLRNPEPNRIPFQLDRVMRTLYKIDSYQETYFVIRDFQQLFDDTAPDFTALYEQLKAQDALPANTLLLGEQNFLVD
- a CDS encoding disulfide bond formation protein B, yielding MKSSKSLFLSVALLCIALLGAALYLQIVEEMMPCPLCIIQRYIFVAIAIICIIFAFLPPGSAKLGAGLGVLAALGGIATAGWHLWVQAHPGTSCGIDPLETSLNTIPTANMFPTLFKADGLCANPYPFLGLSIPQWSLIWFAIIAILLARRVFKRG
- a CDS encoding alpha/beta fold hydrolase encodes the protein MPGSRTDYFLTRLSASLSGTNMPAGLKYAETAAGRVHVFDTANEPGNEASPTDRPSIVFTPDGPNVVAHYRRLIALLTPHFRVVCFDMPGFGFSLPAADYRHSLEQGARTVLAVLDQLGIARATLAFSCANGLYAIRAAQLAPTRIASLMLSQTPSLSAMQAWAYRMIPRPLRVPVAGQFITWLARRKLAQLWYRSALPAETDDKPFQQLGRQSFDAGGCFCLASVVQGLLRETVLMTNPAPLTIPCTLIWGEQDRSHRVTQPETLREHLPQLEIRRFADCGHFPDLEQPERYAREIVAHMEKIAADTVSC